A DNA window from Pogona vitticeps strain Pit_001003342236 chromosome 2, PviZW2.1, whole genome shotgun sequence contains the following coding sequences:
- the LOC140704197 gene encoding uncharacterized protein LOC140704197, with protein sequence MHQMKIGYLKVIKDLECAGRERQEQAVMAVKTQYNNKMKNLRTQLEAYHEMVDKKNQSWQDRTMRLEEENRKLRKENEESLNQITLQKEKWDEEKALLLKNTSQKLDYLCNQHVLTVKELQKIRLNLENVQKIVDFQIDLPYDQQRTCVVSNAITEKRTTDEKANNKLSALSAQDSGTAKPGEKSASFVVEMEEMLDCLPQKKLLLEVKATLELVKGSVRKREIEISKLLQSEPHFCGTQMNGQCQ encoded by the exons GAGCAAGCGGTAATGGCTGTGAAAACTCagtacaacaacaaaatgaagaaCCTGAGAACTCAACTAGAAGCATATCACGAGATGGTAGACAAGAAAAACCAGTCCTGGCAAGACAGAACAATG AGACTagaggaagagaacagaaagctaaggaaagaaaatgaggaaTCTTTAAACCAAATCACCCTTCAAAAGGAGAAATGGGATGAAGAAAAG GCTTTGCTTCTGAAAAACACTTCTCAAAAGCTGGACTATCTCTGTAACCAACATGTCTTAA CTGTCAAGGAACTTCAGAAGATTAGGCTGAATCTTGAAAATGTTCAGAAGATTGTAGATTTCCAGATAGATTTGCCTTATGATCAACAAAGAACATGTGTTGTATCCAATGCG ATAACAGAAAAGAGAACTACAGATGAGAAGGCCAATAACAAGCTGTCGGCTCTCTCAGCACAGGACTCAGGGACGGCAAAACCTGGTGAAAAGTCTGCCTCTTTTGTG GTGGAGATGGAAGAAATGCTGGACTGTTTGCCTCAAAAGAAACTTCTGTTGGAAGTGAAAGCCACTTTGGAGCTGGTTAAAGGGTCTGTACGAAAACGAGAGATAGAGATCAGTAAACTCCTACAAAGTGAACCGCACTTCTGTGGCACCCAAATGAATGGGCAATGTCAATAA